A genomic segment from Glycine soja cultivar W05 chromosome 18, ASM419377v2, whole genome shotgun sequence encodes:
- the LOC114394597 gene encoding uncharacterized protein LOC114394597, which produces MASTSREKKIESLEDTLQQLRDVTNSSALNKASIIVDASKYIEKLKQKVEGLNSELGIADSSTSQIDELPMVVVKTLKKGFLINVLLEKNFPGMLVSILETFEELGLDVLDARVSCEDSFQLEAVGRESHKNDSVDAQVVKQAVLQAIKNVD; this is translated from the exons atggCTTCTACTTCTAGGGAGAAAAAAATAGAGTCTCTGGAAGACACGTTGCAACAACTTCGCGATGTCACAAACTCCAGTGCt TTGAACAAAGCCTCAATTATTGTAGACGCCTCAAAATACATAgagaagttgaaacaaaaagtgGAGGGACTGAACTCAGAGCTGGGAATCGCGGATTCATCAACCTCTCAAATTGATGAACTGCCTAtg GTAGTTGTGAAAACCCTAAAAAAGGGTTTCCTGATTAATGTGCTTTTAGAAAAGAATTTCCCTGGAATGCTCGTCTCTATACTCGAAACCTTCGAAGAACTGGGCCTTGATGTCCTTGATGCTAGGGTTTCTTGTGAAGACAGTTTCCAGCTAGAAGCTGTAGGAAGAGAA AGTCACAAGAACGACAGTGTTGACGCGCAAGTGGTAAAGCAAGCAGTGCTGCAAGCAATAAAGAACGTGGACTAA
- the LOC114395079 gene encoding non-specific lipid-transfer protein 1-like, which produces MASMKVTWVVVIMCMAVVGAPMMAQAMTCNDVTVNMAQCLSYLMQGGTPSTLCCSGVKNILGSAVTTVDKQTVCNCLKADAARYNINDQYAQALPGFCKVNVPYKISRSTNCASIRF; this is translated from the exons ATGGCTAGCATGAAGGTTACATGGGTGGTTGTGATCATGTGCATGGCCGTGGTGGGTGCACCGATGATGGCGCAAGCCATGACATGCAATGATGTGACGGTGAACATGGCACAGTGCCTATCCTACCTGATGCAGGGAGGAACACCTTCAACACTTTGCTGCAGCGGAGTCAAGAACATTCTTGGCTCTGCTGTCACCACCGTTGACAAACAAACTGTGTGCAACTGTCTCAAGGCGGATGCTGCTAGGTACAACATCAATGACCAGTATGCTCAGGCACTCCCTGGTTTCTGCAAGGTCAATGTCCCTTACAAGATCAGCCGCTCCACTAACTGTGCAAG CATCAGGTTCTGA